In Luteitalea sp. TBR-22, one genomic interval encodes:
- a CDS encoding citrate synthase yields MSTAAKGGLEDVVATSSSICFIDGERGVLSYCGYDIHDLAQSATFEEVCYLLWHRRLPNRAELGDLHSQLASARALPEGVLRLMRSLPPGDGMDALRTLTSALSHYDPDAGDNSPAANYRKAVRLTAQMGTLVATYGRMLQGGGVIAPDPALSQAANFLYMLQGKRPDPTSVRAFDIGLILHADHELNASTFAARVCAATLSDVHSAIVAGIGTLKGPLHGGANAEVMKMLLDLGEDATDERAEAFVRAKLARKEKISGFGHRVYRTEDPRATHLRRMSKELGERAGHPRWFQISQRIEQVVTGEKKLFPNVDFYSASTYYTMGIPIDLYTPIFAVSRVSGWTAHVLEQLSNNRLIRPRADYTGPTYPQRFVPRDQR; encoded by the coding sequence ATGAGCACTGCGGCCAAAGGGGGCCTCGAAGACGTCGTCGCGACTTCCTCGTCGATCTGCTTCATCGACGGCGAGCGCGGCGTGCTGTCGTACTGCGGGTACGACATCCACGATCTCGCCCAGTCGGCGACCTTCGAGGAGGTCTGCTACCTCCTGTGGCACCGGCGCCTCCCGAACCGGGCAGAGCTCGGCGACCTCCACTCGCAGCTGGCCTCGGCCCGGGCCCTGCCGGAGGGCGTCCTGCGCCTGATGCGCAGTCTGCCGCCGGGCGACGGCATGGACGCCCTGCGCACGCTGACGTCGGCGTTGTCGCACTACGACCCGGATGCGGGCGACAACAGCCCGGCGGCCAATTACCGCAAGGCCGTCCGCCTGACCGCGCAGATGGGCACGCTCGTGGCGACCTACGGGCGCATGCTGCAGGGCGGCGGCGTGATCGCGCCCGATCCGGCGCTCAGCCAGGCCGCCAACTTCCTCTACATGCTGCAGGGGAAGCGCCCGGACCCGACCTCGGTGCGGGCCTTCGACATCGGCCTGATCCTGCACGCCGACCACGAGCTGAACGCGTCGACGTTCGCGGCGCGCGTCTGCGCGGCGACGCTGAGCGACGTCCATTCGGCCATCGTCGCCGGCATCGGCACGCTCAAGGGGCCGCTGCACGGCGGCGCCAACGCCGAGGTCATGAAGATGCTGCTCGACCTCGGCGAAGACGCGACCGACGAGCGCGCCGAGGCCTTCGTGCGCGCCAAGCTCGCGCGCAAGGAGAAGATCTCGGGCTTCGGCCACCGCGTGTACCGCACCGAGGACCCGCGCGCCACGCACCTGCGCCGGATGTCCAAGGAACTCGGCGAGCGTGCGGGTCACCCGCGCTGGTTCCAGATCTCGCAGCGCATCGAGCAGGTCGTCACGGGCGAGAAGAAGCTGTTTCCGAACGTCGACTTCTACTCGGCCTCGACGTACTACACGATGGGCATCCCCATCGACCTGTACACGCCGATCTTCGCCGTCAGCCGCGTGTCGGGCTGGACGGCGCACGTGCTCGAGCAGCTCTCGAACAACCGGCTCATCCGCCCGAGAGCCGATTACACCGGCCCGACGTACCCGCAGCGGTTCGTGCCACGGGATCAGCGGTAG